GCATAAAAAGGCCATTTCATGAGGGTATGAGCTTTTTTGTGCTGCTGCAAATAGCTCAGATAGTGCAATCAAATTACGCTTCGTCCAAAAATGATGGACGTGAGTTATGCCAAAATGGATTCCGGCCCTAAACATATCGCCCCACCTTTCGCCATTGAACATCATTGGGGCCGATGGCGAAAACGAAGTGGGTTTCAAGCTATTGATGCGAGACATTAGCTCTCGATCAAATTTAGACGGATGCTTTGAAAAAGTCTTATTTCCTACGCGAGCCTGGATTAGAACCAAATCTTGTCGATTTTGTTTTATAGAAGTCTTTAACTCATCATCCCAATATGTTGTATGCGCCCGACCGGAAGCTGTTTTTTTAATCTCCCTGCCACATTTTGGGCACTTCATTTCTGCGTTGAAACCTTGAGATCCCTCATCAAGCGCCGGGTTCCAAAGAAGCACCTCCTCACCACATTCACAAAAAACTACATCGGACCACAATCCGTATTCGAAGCTTCCCTTCGATTTGCCACCGGGAATGTCAGTCTCATACATCCAGCCCAAATTTTTTTCCGTTTCATTCAGAAGCCTCTCCGCGCATTTTTGGAAGGTTCGTGAACTAAGGCTGGAATTGAAGTTTCTTTGCAAAAAAGTTGCGAATGGAGACAAATCGACCATGATCGCATGGCGTGTTCCCCATGAGGGCTGTTCTCGCCCGGTTTCTCGCCAATAGTCTTCGATTGCTCTTTTCAGGTCTGATGGAGGCTCAGAGCACGCTTGTGCTGCAACTCCGGTCATCCCGGTGCCAGCGAAGCAGTCTAAAACCACATCGCCAGGTGAGGTGTAATTCAAAATATATCGGACAATAGCTCGATACGGGACTTTCGTGTGATATGTATGCGCCATGCATACTGGATCTTGCTTCCCCTCGCTCACGTCGGCCGCAAAAGGCTCACGGTGGTAGTGATAGCCGTCGGGCTGTTCTGGCTTCTGCGCCTCCCAGTCGGCGATGAAGTCGGCGATCCACGGGTTCGGGCAGGCGGTGTAGTACGGCGGATCACTCAGGTTCAGGATGTCCTCGTCGCTGCCGATGGGAAAGCCTTCGATCTTGCGGAACTCCGGATCCTGCAGCTTCTTGCGCAGCTCCTCGGTAAAGTGGGCGCGGCGGGCCTCGTCATTCTCGAAGGTCATGCCGAGACAAGTCACCGGGCCGTCGTTGACCTTGCCCGCCCTCGTTTTTCCAGTATCTAATCCGTGCTGATCCGATTTCATTGCATCCTCACAAGAATGTCCCTGCCCGCTTCAGTCAGGCGGTAACGCTGCTTGCTGCTTGTTGGCTTGTCAGAGATCGTCATTTCCAGCCATCCCGCCTCAAGCAGGGGCTTGAGCACTTGGTCCCTGAACTTGGTCCGATTGGTCCGGCCGACCAACTGCATAAGTTCGCTGATAGTTATTGCTTCCAGGCTGTTACGCATGATTTCAACTTGGTCCCGACTTGGTCCCGACCTGGTCCCAACCTGGTCCCAACCTTCGCCGTCCTGGCCCACCGAGAGTCGATCTCGCTCAACGGATTCCAGACGCCCCTTGATCGGGTCAGCCAGGGAGTAACTGTCTTCGCTCAAGGTCTGTAGCAATTGCTGGCGAACCAGGAAGTCCAAGGCACTGTGGGCAACGCGAAGATTACCGCCCACCGCTACGCCAGCATCCACCACAGAGATATGAGACCGCTCCGCCGCCAGGGCCAGAATATCCGCTTGTTCGGCTGAAAGATTCACGCCTAGGCTGGAATGAAAACGCCTGATGGAGTCCGTGATCAAAGGCTCTTTGCTTAAGGTCAACTCAAAGCTCTTGGCTGCCTTGTCGTTGATTATTTGCGGTGGCCGATGCCCAAGGTCGTGCCAGTTCCGATAGATGGCGCGAATGCCGGTGCCCGCCTGATCGCTCAAGCCAATACGACGGAAGGCGTTGACCAACAGGGGATTCCGAATCTCCTTCTCGGTTGATTCGAGGAGCTCCCTTTGCGTGGCGAAGGCGTCACCCGGGTTCCAGAACGTGATCTGATCAATGAATATCTTCAGGCTGGCCTTGCGATGCACATCGCCATAATCCTGATGAATGAGCAGGTTGATAGCCGCTTCCCGAAAGGCAATGTAGTCTGGAGGATCATCATTGCGGCGCATGGAAGAAGGGTCTACCCTGAACGGGTGCTCCGCAAGCCTTGAAAACTTAGCCACCAATTCGCGCCAGGTTTTAAACAGATTCTCCTCGAACACGAGGCGATCATGCCACCGCTCTTCAGGTGTCCATTCCTGAACTCGGGCGTCAATCCGTTGATAGTCCAAAACCGGACGAGGGAGTAAAGCACGCACACAGCGATCCGTGCCAAACAACAACACTGCGGCCCGAGTCAACAGCGGTCGCCCGCCCTCATCAACAATAAAATTCCATTCCCGCAGGAATTCAACGGGATCGGAGATCTGGCGTTGCTCTGGGTTGCGTCGATAGAACTGGGATTGATACCAGCCCAACGTTTCACTGTCGATGCACGTAGCTACTTCGACGTTCTGGAGGGGTTCAGTATCCCAAGAGGTAACGGCTGCATCACGCAAAAATCTTTGCAATTCGGCGTCGGTTACCCGCTCGTCTCCGGCTGCTCGGCGAATATAGGTTTCGCGGGGATTGCCCTTCAAGTAGACGGGCTTTTGCCGTCGAGGACTTTGAGGAATGTAGAACGCCAAAATCCGCTTTCCATCCAAATCATAAACATATGGCTCTACATCCAGGATATGATTGATTTTTTGTCCACTTCGCAACGTGGACAAGAAGTCATTCTGAATATGATCAAACGCATCATGGTCCACTCCAGTCACTTTGAGTTGGCCCTGCTCGTCGGATACCCCGAACAAAAGCCACCCGCCTTCGGTATTGGCGAAGGCGCTGACGGTAACATACGCATCTTTGGGAACGGAACGCTGCGCCTTTTTACATTCAAAATCCGTCCATTCGTACCCGTTTAAGCGGGAAATCAGCTCTTCGCGGGTCATGGACTACTCCAGCACGATCCGTACCTTGGCCGGATCCTTGCCCTTGGTGAGTTGATCGATGAACTCCTCAAAGCGTTTCTTCATTTCCACCGGGGTGGCCGGGCCGTCGGCGACCTGCAGGGCCTGCTGCAGATCCTGCGCCTTGACGGTGACCTTGACCAGACCGGAGAGCACTTCCTTTAGGGCGTGGACAAAGTTGCTGTCCAGCGGCACCGGCAGTTCCTTCGATTTGATGAAGGCCTCCAGCGGCTCGCGGTCGTCGATCTTAAGCAGATCCATGTTGGCCAGAGTGATCGGGTCTTCCAGGTTGCTGAGGATGGTGGAGGTCCAGGCCGCCACCATGGCGTCGAGCTGGGCGTCCATCTGGTCGATCATCTGCGAGCCTGCCGCCGCACCGGTTTCCACCGACGGCCGGAACCCGCAATGCGGGCAGATCGGTGAGGCGTCGAGGTTTTGCTCGGTCAGGGCGAAGCAGCTTTTCAGTCCGGCCAGGCGGTTCTGGTAATCGGTGAGCTGCTGCCGGGGCATCAGGTCGATACCGGCCAGCTTGAGCAGGGTTTGCAGCCGCTGGTCGTTGAGCAGTCCGGCCTTGCGCTTGTCGTCGTTCACGCCCAGCCGGGCCTTGGTGTGCAGGCCGATGTAGGCGACGGTGTAATCCTTCTTCAGCTTTTGCAGCTTGGCCCCGATGCTCTGGGACTGGCTGGCCAACTCGGTCAGGTCGGCCTGTTTGAGGGCATCCAGCACATCCTGCCGGGTGGTCTTCATGCGATCCACCCAGTCATGGTCGGCAGGCAGCACCGCTTCGGCGGTGGAAAGCCAGGACGCCGTCGGGCTGTGGTCCATGATGAACTCGCGCAGGGCATCCAGCTCGTCCAGGGCCTTCACGGCCTTTTCGTGGGCCAGCACCTCGGGAACGCTGTAGCGGAAGTTTTTCAGCTTGCCCGGCGAGGAGTAGGCCTGCAGCGATTCAAAGAAACCCTTGGCCTCGTCCAGCCCGCTGGCCTGGCTGGCCAGGTCGGTGCCCGCGAGGAGGTCCAGCCCCCAGAAGGAGAGCCCTTCGCGCAGGGTCTGCTGGGTCATGACGATGCGCTTGACGATCTTGCCCACCGCCTGCTGCAGGTTCTGCACTGGCTCGTCCTTGCCCTGGGTGACGAGCTGGGCCATCCCCGGCGTCATGCCGAGCAGTTCGAACAGGGCCTTGAGCGCGGGCAGGTTCCATTCCTTGGGCTGTTCCAGGTGCTTGAAGCGGACCAGCTCATCAATGCCGGTCGCGGCAAGCTGCTGCAGCCCGGTGGCGTCGAATTTCTTGCCCGGGATGGAGAGCACGATGTCGCCGGAGTAGACCAGCGCCGCCACCAGCACGCTCACCCATTCGGGTTCCAGCCGTGAACCGCCCGGGTTCATGTATTCCAGCCCGTGGTCGTCATGGATGATCTCGCTGCGGTTGACCACCTGGCCGTGCCCCTTGGCCTTGACGGCATCAAGGATGAACTTGGTGTACTTCGACTTGTAGGGGTCGATCTTCTCGCCGTCGAGCAGCTCCAGGGCGTCCAGCACGGCGGTGGCCTGCTTGGTGCGGTTCTGCCCTGCGATGGCCCGCAGGGCGTCCTGCGCGGCCTGGGCGCGGTTGTTGCCGGTGATCAGGACCGAGAAGAACGGATAGTCCGGGGCCTGGTTCTCGAAGTTCGGTGCCAGGCAGACACCGGCTATGGTGTTGACCAGATCGCGGAAGTTAATGGTCTCATGGGGCGACAGGCCGGACAGGTCGCGGATGGATTTGCCCTTGGCCCATTCGGTCATGGACTTGGCGCGGCCCTGATAGGTGACCTCGAAGGCGTCGCTCATGTGCTTCTGCAGCCACTGAACCAGCTTCTTCAGGAAGCCATTGGCCTTTGATTCATAGGTGGCCTTGGCGTGGCCCGATGAGGTGGCCGCAAGGTCCAGGGCGGCCGCATAGCTCTTCAGCGCAGTCTGGAATTCCTCGTCGGTGCCTTTCAGGCGGAAGAAGACCTCGTCGTTGACCTTGTCGTCCTTGAAGCGCGGCGGATCGTTGGGCTGGATGAAGTAGAGGTAGAAGTCCCGCTGCGGCACGGCGGTGGAGCGCTCGTTGGGAGCGCCGAAAAAGAGGTAGCCGGTACGGGCG
The DNA window shown above is from Desulfovibrio aminophilus and carries:
- a CDS encoding RNA-binding domain-containing protein, whose translation is MTREELISRLNGYEWTDFECKKAQRSVPKDAYVTVSAFANTEGGWLLFGVSDEQGQLKVTGVDHDAFDHIQNDFLSTLRSGQKINHILDVEPYVYDLDGKRILAFYIPQSPRRQKPVYLKGNPRETYIRRAAGDERVTDAELQRFLRDAAVTSWDTEPLQNVEVATCIDSETLGWYQSQFYRRNPEQRQISDPVEFLREWNFIVDEGGRPLLTRAAVLLFGTDRCVRALLPRPVLDYQRIDARVQEWTPEERWHDRLVFEENLFKTWRELVAKFSRLAEHPFRVDPSSMRRNDDPPDYIAFREAAINLLIHQDYGDVHRKASLKIFIDQITFWNPGDAFATQRELLESTEKEIRNPLLVNAFRRIGLSDQAGTGIRAIYRNWHDLGHRPPQIINDKAAKSFELTLSKEPLITDSIRRFHSSLGVNLSAEQADILALAAERSHISVVDAGVAVGGNLRVAHSALDFLVRQQLLQTLSEDSYSLADPIKGRLESVERDRLSVGQDGEGWDQVGTRSGPSRDQVEIMRNSLEAITISELMQLVGRTNRTKFRDQVLKPLLEAGWLEMTISDKPTSSKQRYRLTEAGRDILVRMQ
- a CDS encoding DUF6079 family protein; translation: MKYGDLIQFDPIESVVQLRDADKSSAAHTLVNTYVISEEMAERLTQLVIPQMQFDQPVDNKGLLVVGNYGTGKSHLMSVVSSLAADASLLEGLKNDGVRDAASQIAGRFKVIRTEIGATTMSLRDILVAELEEHLEKLGVEYVFPEAGTITSHKRAFEDMMAKFGEIFPEHGLLLVVDELLDYLRTRKDQELILDLNFLREVGEVCKDLRFRFMAGVQEAIFDSPRFAFVADSIRRVKDRFEQILIARSDVKFVVAERLLKKTTEQQAKIRDYLMPFAKYYGGLNERMDEFVRLFPVHPDYIDTFERVTVVEKREVLKTLSMGMKGILGKDVPQDEPGLIAFDSYWNTLKQNASFRAIPEIRAVIDCSQVLESRIENAITRKQYKPMALRLIHALSVHRLTTGDIYAPMGASAEELRDRLCLFDPLIAELGSDEPDKDLQTHVETVLREIHKTVSGQFISFNADNRQFYLDLKKTDDFDALIGKRAESLGQAQLDRFYYEALKRVMECQDATYVTGYKIWQHELVWQEHKAARTGYLFFGAPNERSTAVPQRDFYLYFIQPNDPPRFKDDKVNDEVFFRLKGTDEEFQTALKSYAAALDLAATSSGHAKATYESKANGFLKKLVQWLQKHMSDAFEVTYQGRAKSMTEWAKGKSIRDLSGLSPHETINFRDLVNTIAGVCLAPNFENQAPDYPFFSVLITGNNRAQAAQDALRAIAGQNRTKQATAVLDALELLDGEKIDPYKSKYTKFILDAVKAKGHGQVVNRSEIIHDDHGLEYMNPGGSRLEPEWVSVLVAALVYSGDIVLSIPGKKFDATGLQQLAATGIDELVRFKHLEQPKEWNLPALKALFELLGMTPGMAQLVTQGKDEPVQNLQQAVGKIVKRIVMTQQTLREGLSFWGLDLLAGTDLASQASGLDEAKGFFESLQAYSSPGKLKNFRYSVPEVLAHEKAVKALDELDALREFIMDHSPTASWLSTAEAVLPADHDWVDRMKTTRQDVLDALKQADLTELASQSQSIGAKLQKLKKDYTVAYIGLHTKARLGVNDDKRKAGLLNDQRLQTLLKLAGIDLMPRQQLTDYQNRLAGLKSCFALTEQNLDASPICPHCGFRPSVETGAAAGSQMIDQMDAQLDAMVAAWTSTILSNLEDPITLANMDLLKIDDREPLEAFIKSKELPVPLDSNFVHALKEVLSGLVKVTVKAQDLQQALQVADGPATPVEMKKRFEEFIDQLTKGKDPAKVRIVLE